The following proteins are co-located in the Haliotis asinina isolate JCU_RB_2024 chromosome 13, JCU_Hal_asi_v2, whole genome shotgun sequence genome:
- the LOC137259965 gene encoding uncharacterized protein, with the protein MARLTSLCITFVAASTFATLCQDSQHCSDCNSTTGYCITDCDRGYYDQKCLSVCSENCRNDTCELSSYGSDKCTEGCDLGYQGTSCNIPCDSPGGNCTVCPGGCDGGYCQLGSSCVSGCVDFSYGTDCNTCSSRCKSCNWMTGQCTECQQSYGGPHCEIWCKHCIGESCQFGCFQRCVDGFYGKYCNKTCLDAVVDINGMKNITVSVNDTVTFQCVVQGCPPPDVSLVHTGYPTPAMDMFRRNSGYERVIRVHNCSQLGRYSCQVKNFTDASDKLLHAVEMLAIPWKRDVKDCEIEAREDGKAPSGKIKFTLCAYPEPVIKKVRFERNGSPKDITDNKNYNLTMETLMSNMFEYTFTITNIGDEDFGVYIFTVASGGRESDILIVASQPKEIAGITFFSISIIVGGLLVGVSLIFVAVACLAQRRKTISGEKDYEYTALPDTHTGTTWLTTEC; encoded by the exons ATGGCTAGGTTGACCAGTCTCTGCATAACATTCGTGGCTGCTTCAACATTTG CCACACTGTGTCAAGACAGCCAGCACTGCTCAGACTGTAACAGTACGACAGGCTACTGCATCACCGACTGTGACCGTGGATACTACGACCAGAAATGCCTGTCTGTGTGCAGCGAGAACTGTAGAAATGATACATGCGAATTGTCAAGCTACGGTAGTGATAAATGCACTGAGGGTTGTGACCTAGGATACCAGGGTACCAGCTGCAACATACCATGTGACAGTCCAGGAGGTAACTGTACAGTATGTCCAGGTGGTTGTGATGGAGGATATTGTCAGCTTGGCTCATCCTGTGTGTCAGGATGTGTAGACTTCAGCTACGGGACTGACTGCAACACATGTTCAAGTAGATGTAAATCCTGTAACTGGATGACAGGTCAATGCACTGAATGTCAACAGTCATACGGTGGTCCACACTGCGAGATTTGGTGTAAACACTGCATAGGGGAGTCATGCCAATTTGGCTGTTTTCAGCGTTGTGTTGACGGGTTTTATGGAAAATATTGTAACAAGACATGTCTTGATG CTGTGGTCGATATAAACGGGATGAAAAACATAACCGTTAGTGTCAATGACACGGTCACATTCCAGTGTGTGGTGCAAGGATGCCCACCACCAGACGTGTCCCTGGTACATACAGGATACCCCACACCAGCCATGGACATGTTCAGGAGGAACAGCGGATATGAACGTGTTATACGTGTCCACAATTGTTCCCAGCTTGGGAGGTATTCCTGCCAAGTGAAGAATTTCACTGATGCATCTGACAAACTGTTACATGCGGTGGAAATGCTTG caATCCCATGGAAACGGGATGTTAAGGATTGTGAAATTGAAGCACGGGAGGATGGAAAGGCACCTTCTGGAAAAATAAAGTTCACATTATGTGCATACCCTGAACCTGTTATAAAGAAAGTACGTTTTGAAAGGAATGGATCTCCAAAGGATATCACAGACAACAAAAACTATAATCTCACCATGGAGACGCTGATGTCAAACATGTTCGAGTATACATTCACAATTACCAACATTGGTGATGAGGACTTTGGGGTTTATATATTTACTGTTGCCTCCGGTGGGCGAGAATCCGATATACTGATTGTTGCTTCACAACCCAAAG AAATTGCAGGTATCACCTTCTTTTCTATCTCTATTATTGTCGGAGGTTTATTGGTTGGTGTCTCGTTGATCTTTGTTGCTGTTGCCTGCCTTGCACAACGCCGCAAGACTATCAGTGGTGAGAAGGATTAT GAGTACACGGCTCTACCTGACACCCACACAGGAACCACTTGGCTCACCACAGAATGTTGA